The Phycisphaeraceae bacterium genomic sequence CTGATGCTGGGTCTTGAGGCCGGCTCCCCGATGCGCAGTTGGCTTGAAGGTGATGAGGCCAAGTGGTCTCCGCCGCATGGCCCGAAAGTTCGTATCACCATTCTTTATGAGGAGAGCGGAAAGCGGGTCGAGGTGCCCGCCAATGAATGGATTATCAATCAGAACACTCATGAGCCGATGAAGGGCAACATCTGGCTCTTTGCCGGCTCAGCGATCGGCGAGGTCGAAGGCGAAAAAGTTTATTACGCGGACCTTAATGGCACGGTGGTTTCGCTGGTGAATTTTGGTGACGACCTGCTCTCGCGTGATACGACGATGACCAACGATGATGATAATTCCACCTGGGGCACGCGCACTGAAAAGATTCCGCCGGTCGGAACGAAAGTCACGCTTCGATTGACGCCGGTGGATGAGCCGACGACGAAGCCGGCTGCTCAGTAGCTCATCATTCATTTCTGTCCGTGTTTGGGAAAGTAACAGGATTGCGGCTGGATCGGCTGGCGGCATAACCGTTACACACCGGCGAGCCGGAAAAGTTTCGCTCAAGTTCCAAACTTTGCAGGGTTATCTGCATTGCAGAAGTTGCACACGAATTGAATCCTTTCGCTCGCGTGCCTGTGGCGCGTTCCGGGTCAGGGCCGGAGAGATACCGGTCGAGGGCTGAAAGGGTATTCGCGTGAACGAATCACTACGAAGCTGGATGAGCTATGAAAATCAATCCCAGTGGCCGCGCGTGGGTGTAATGAAACGGCCATCCACGCGCCGGCTGCTGAATGCGTTCGCGCCAGTCGCCGGGAGCGAGTTGGAACCGCTTGAGCCGCGCGTAATGATGGCGGCAACGCCGATCGACGCCAATGACCAGATCCGTGAAGCGGTCGTTGCGGGCGTCATGTCCACCACACGGGTTATTTCAGGCACCATGGATGCCACCACCGATGTGGACATGATTTCATTTGACGTATCCACTGGACAGACGATCTCGATGGATGTCGATCGCAGGTCCGGCACCATTGATTCGTACTTGCGGCTTTTCAATTCACTGGGTGAACAGATCGCGTTTAATGACAACGCAGCTGCTCCAGGTGAAGCTGCCGGTAAAGATTCATACCTGACCTATACCTTCTCGACCGGAGGACGGTACTACGTCGCGGTCTCCGCATCAGGTAACACAGGCTATTCAGCCATCACCGGTCTGGGTGACGTATCGGGTAAAGGCAAAGGAACCTACAAACTCACGCTCAGCAAGGTTGACGGTCCAACGGATACCGCTGGCAATACCCTTGCTGACGCCCGCAACCTGGGCACGATCAGCAGCGGCTACACGCTCAGCGAAGCACTCAACACATCGGACCATGACGATTTCTTCAAGTTTTCCGTCACCTCGGCGATGAACGCCACGATCAACCTTTCGGGTCTAAGCTCCAATGCTGATCTCCAGTTCATCGCTGACGCCAACGGTAACGGCGTGGCCGACCCGGGTGAAGTTCTGGCATCAAGCGCACTGACGGGTACGGGCACGGAGACGATGCAGAAGTCGCTGACTGCGGGCACCTATTACGTGCGGGTGTACAACAGCGGTTCGAATACCGGTTATGCGCTGAGCCTTTCGCTAACCGCGCCGGCTCCTGCCCCGACACCAGCTCCAGAACCCACGCCGACCCCGACTCCAACTCCGACTCCTGCACCTGAGCCTGGCACGGATTGGTTCAGCAGCAATCTCTTTGATAGCGGCATCGTGACGGTCGCCCGCAGCCTGTTTACCGATGGCTCCTTCAATCGCGGCGACATGATTAACATCCTCGCCACCGCGGGCAGCGATGACGGCGTCGTGGACGCCAACGAGTTGGCGGACCTGCGCAAGATCGTGGCGAGTGCTTCGACTTTCGGCATGGCTGACTACGTGAAAGTTCTTGCCGGCAAGATCGTCAATGGCTCGGTCGCGAATGCGACCTACCTCGGCTCGTCTCTGGGAAATCTGGCGTCGGGGAGCAGCGCGGGGCAGCTCGGCAAACTCGTCGATAAGTGGTTCCTCGGTGCTGATCATCCGGTCGCTAAATCACCCGGCGGTGCGACCTACACCTATCAGTACGTGGCCGGGTCACTCTTTCAAAATGGCATCGCTTATACCGACATCCGTCAGGGAACCGTCGGAGACTGCTACCTGCTGGCTACGATGGGTTCGATCGCGCTGAACTCGCCGTCATCGATCCAGAACATGATCATCGACAACGGCGATCAAACCTACACCATTCGCTTTTACAACAACAGCGTGGCGGATTTCGTGACGGTGGACCGCTACCTGCCTGTGGATAGCGGCGGTCGCCTCATTTTTGCCAACATGGGGGCGGCTTACACCAACGCGGGTAACGAGCTTTGGGTGCCGCTCATCGAAAAAGCCTACGCCCAAGCCAACGAGATGAAGTGGCTCGGTCAGGACGGGACCAACTCGTATCAAGGCATTTCCGGCGGCTGGATGGGAACGGTTTACACCCAGATGCTCAACAGGCCTTCCTCGACTCAGATGTTCAGCACCGAAAGTGCCCTGACTACGATGCTCTCCTCCGGCAAGATGATCACCGCCGGCTCGAAGTCATCAGGTACAACCAATGGCGTCATCGCCAACCACGCCTACATCATCACCGGCTACGACTCGACCACAAAAACCTTCTCGCTTTACAACCCCTGGGGAACGAATCAGCCTCCGGCTCTGAACTTCACGCAACTGATGGCTAACTTCAACTACACCGCGGCTGCGTAAACCTTGCAGCAGGCGTGCGGATGGGAACCTCGTCGCGGTGAGGGTTGCAGTGGACTGATCGTGGAACTGTCCGCCTGTTGTATCATGCGGCCGTCACGGGACGTGCCGCATGGGGTTCGATATCAACGGCATCACGTTTCTGCTTGCCGCTCGCGCTGCAGGTGTGCGATTCGCACGCACTGCGATGATCGGCAGGCAGAGCCTGCACATCACAGCCACTCATCTCAATGACCGGCTGCGACGTTTTGGTATTACCAAGACCCCGGATGCTAAGACTCTGCTGACTGCGGAACAGGGTTACTCAGAGCCTTTGCTCAAGCTGATCGGAGCTGAAAGTGTCACCTCGGTTGATGCATCGTCGTATGAGGGGGCCTCTGTTGTTCATGACATGAACCAGCCGATCGCGCACGAACATCACGATCAGTACTCCGTGGTGATCGACGGCGGTTCACTGGAACACGTTTTCAACTTCCCGCAGGCGATACGTAATTGCATGACGATGATTGCGCCGGGGGGGCATTTCCTGGGTATCACGCCGGCGAACAACCTGTTTGGCCACGGTTTTTATCAGTTTAGCCCGGAGCTTTTTTATCGAGTATTCTCCGCGGAAGCTGGCTTTGCAGTGGAGCGGATGTACGTCGTTGAGTATGCCCCGGATGCGTCGTGGATGGCGGTGCGCGATCCCGCTGTTGTGAAGAAGCGTGTCACGCTGACCAATGCGTTTCCGACTTACCTGATGGTACAGGCTCGTCGGGTGGATGTTTCCAGGTCATTGATGCGGACGCCGCAACAGAGCGATTATGTTGCGGAGTGGTCGGGATCTGCCGCTGTGCCGTCTGATCCCAGGAAGCGCATGGGTGTGCATTGGCGACTGAAAAAGCTGGCACGTCAGGTGACGCCCGGGTCGAGGCGCACGAGATTCAATCCGGAGTTTTTTCAAGCGGTGACTCTGGATCAACTCGTCAAGGGTAAACCGCTCACATAGGACCTTGCCCTACAATCCCGTCATGAAATCCAAATCAGTCACCGTGGCCGCGATGATGCTGTTGCAGCTTTTGCTAGCTGTTCCGAGTGTCATTGCGGCGAAGTCGCCGGTTCACGTCATCAATGCTTTCCCGAAGCTGCGGCTTCATGGGCCGCTATTTCTGACCTACCCGCCTGATGGGACGGATCGGATTTTCGTAGTTGAGCAAGGCGGGCGGATTCTCTGGTTTGAAAACAGGCCCGATGTGACGGAATCCCATGTCGCCATCGACTTTCGCGACAAGGTACGAGCCGGCGGCGAGGAAGGATTACTGGGCTTCGCATTTCACCCGAAGTTCAAGGAAAACCATCAGGTGGTGCTGCACTACACGGCCCACGATATGCCGCGGCGTAATGTCATCTCTCGATTCAAAATGGATCCGAAAAATGAAACCATCGATCCCGCCAGCGAAGAAATTTTGCTGGAGGTCCGGCAGCCCTGGGCTAACCACAACGGCGGAATGACAGCGTTTGGCCCGGATGGATTTCTCTACCTTTCCCTCGGAGACGGCGGCTCAGGCGGTGATCCTCATAACAACGGACAGAAGCTCGACACGATGCTGGGAAAAATTCTCCGCATCGACATCGATCACCCGTCAAGCGATGGTACGAAGAAATACACAATTCCAAAGGACAACCCGTTTCCCGATGGCGCAACCCCGGAAATCTACGCTTACGGTTTGCGCAATGTGTGGCGTTTTTCCTTTGATCGAAAAAACGGCACGCTTTGGGCCGGCGACGTAGGGCAAAACTTGTGGGAGGAGATAGACATCATCAGGCGCGGCGGCAACTACGGCTGGCGCATTCGCGAAGGGATGCACGACTATAACGTGCCGTCGGGAGTAAAACCCGCCGGGTTGAAACTGGTCGAGCCGGTGGTCGAGCATCATCACCGTGAAGCCATCAGCATTACTGGCGGATATGTGTATCGAGGCAAAAAGATTCCGGCGCTTTCAGGACAGTACATCTATGGGGATTTCGGATCAGGGCTGATCTGGGCACTTAATGCTGCGGATGCGGAAGCTGGACGAGAGGTGAGCCCTGCGTATCTCGGTGAGGTGCCTGCGATCGCAAGTTTCGGTGAAGACCGCGACGGCGAGGTTTATGTCGTTTCGCTTGGCGGGCGGATTATGAAGTTTGAACCCGTGAGTGACGACGGGGAATAAGCGACAGCTGTCACTGTCTGGGGACAATTCGCAGGTCTTTGATGTGCAATTCGGATTTGCTGACTCCCTGCCATTGAGAAATTTTCGGCTCGAATGCGATATCGATCTTCACGCCGGCGGGAAGTCGCGGCGCAAGTTCGCCTTGATTCCACGCGACAGCGCGCACGACTCGGGAATCTTGCCGCAGCATCAGGCTCAGGTGACTGCCGTTAGCCCCCATGCGATAGGCGTTTTGTTCGAGTATGACGCCACGAGCACAAAGTACCGGGCTGGGATTCGATGCGCCAAACGGTGCCAGTTTGTTTAACTGAGTGACAAGATCGAGGGTGATGTCTTCGAGTTCGCACTCGGCGTCGATCTCGAGAACGGCGATCAAGTCGCTCGTATCGAGGCGATTGTTGACGTAGGCCACCAGACTTTTACGAAATTCCTCGACGCGATTGACCGCGAGGCGCAGCCCGGCAGCCATCGCGTGGCCGCCATAGGTCGAAAGATGTGTGGCGCAGTGAGAAAAAGCCTCGTGAATGGAAATACCGTTGACGCTGCGTGCCGATCCGTGCGCTTCGCCGTCGTCGCCGCCCGGATAGCTCAGGAGCACGACCGGCCTGCTGAAAGTCTCGACAAGCCGGCTGGCAACGATACCGACTACACCGGGGTGCCAGCCCTCTTTTCCCAGCACGATGGCGCGGCAATCAGCATGGTCAAATCCCTGCGCGATGACCATCTCCTTTGCTTCCTGAAAAATCACGCGCTCGGTGGCGCGGCGACGGTCGTTTTCCTGCGTCAGAAACTTGGCAATGGATATCGCCTCGTCCTGGCCTGCCGCGGTCAGCATGTGGACCGCCTGTCTGGCGTGCCCCATTCGACCGCATGCGTTCAAACGCGGTCCAAGCCCGAAGCCTACGTGATAGGCATCGATTTTTTCCTCCCGCAAACGGGAGGCGTCGATCAGCGCGTTGAGGCCGACGAAGCGTGTGTGCTTGATCTGTCCCAGACCAAAAGTTGTGATGACGCGATTTTCACCCACGAGTGGCACCACGTCGGTGATGGTGCCTAACGCAGCCAGGCTGAGCAGATCAACCAGCAGTTCACGGAGGTGCTCCGGTACTTTTTCGCTGTTGCAGTAAACCTTGCAGAACTGCCATGCGAGTTTGAATGCAACCCCCGCGCCGCAGAGGTGGGGGAAGGGATATTCCGAGCCCGGCAGCCGGGGATGCACCAGCGCATAGGCATCGGGCAGGTGATCAACGTGGAACTCATGATGATCGGTGATGATCAGATCCACACCCAATTCGCGGGCGACTCGTGCCGGCTCAACGGCAGTGATGCCGCAATCCACGGAAATGATGAGAGGGCGGGATTCGCTTTCGACGATTTGTCGGATGGCGTCGGCGTGGATCCCGTAGCCTTCTTCAACACGATGCGGCACGTAGGTCGTGACCGCAGCGCCGACGGTGTGGAGTGTGTGCCAGAGGATCGAGCTGGCGGTAATGCCATCTACGTCATAGTCGCCGTAGATCACGATGCGCTGACCGTCTCGCACCGCCTGTGCGATACGGCAGGCGGCTCGATCCAGGCCGGGAATCTGGGCGGGGTCGTGGAGTTGCGTCAGTTTCGGAGCAAGGAATGGAACAGCTTGTTCAGCGGTTTTGATCCCTCGAAGAAGCAGCAGTTGGACGATCAGCGGATGTACACGCAGGGATTGGGCGAGGTTCCGCACGGCATCATTTTTTTGACCTGTCTCGATACTCGCCGCAGGGTTCGGACTCTCCGCCCCCGTTCGCATCCGCCAGCGTTTGAGCATCCCTGCTTCAAGCATGGCAGCATGATAACCCCCGTTATTGAAGGTGGCTCTCCCCGGTTCGCTCCTAGCAATTGTTGATGGAAAGAGACTTGAAGTCGGATCAGTTCCGAGAATGATTACCCAGTCGTCATAAACAGCCACAGCCCACTGCAACCACTGCATTTTTCGCGGCAAAACGACTTGAAAGAGAACATGGAGCGTGTTCTTGCCAAGGTTACCTCAAGTTGCGCCGTCGATTGCCGATAAAAGCCAGACGGACAGCCCGCATGTTGTCTGCTGGATCATGTTTCTCGTGAGAGGGGAACTCAATGGCACATACCAAGTCTTCCAAACGCGGCTTCACACTCATTGAGATTTTGATTGTTGTTGTGATTCTCGGTGTGCTTGCTTCGATCGTCATTCCTCAGTTCACCAGCGCGACTGACAGCAGCCGCGAAAACACGCTCAAAATGGACCTGCATCGTATCCGCACGCAGTTGATTCTTTACCAGCAGCAGCACAACGGGAATTACCCGACAGTGGCGGATTTTGTGGCCCAGATGACGCAGGCGTCTAATACCGCAGGCGATACCGCTGCTCCGGGAACCGCAGGGTACCCGCACGGCCCGTACATTCAGCAGATGCCGTTGAATCCCTGGACCTCAACCCGCGATATAGGAAACGGTGCTGCGGGTTCCAGTGCGTGGTACTTCGACCCGTCCATCGGGGACTTCCGCGCCAACGACTCCGCGCAGTCCCGAACCTACTGACCGACACTCGACCGCTACGACATCAAACACCCAGCTATTTATGGATGGGTGTTTTTTATCAGCATCGCTCCGCCTAAGATGTTTCGACGGAGTGACTCATGGCCTTATACAACTTTCACCGCGTGTTGATCCTGGCCTTTGTCGCCTTCGCCATAGGCTTTGGATATTTTGCAATTCATCGCTTGAAGATTGAGACCGATGGCGCTCGCGGTCCGTACTACATCATGCTCGTGGTGTCAGTGATCGTCGGAGCAGCGATGCTCGGCTACTTTTTTTACTTCAACCGCCGCCTTTGCCAACGTCAGAAAAATCAGAAGATTTCGTAAATAAAGCGAATCGGACGACGGTGTTTGGAGTCGCGCATGACATGCCGTCAAGATCGCTCGTACACGACACATGATTGTGATAAAGAAAAATGCTGAATGATCTCAACACCCGATTTGGCCTGTTGAGTTAATCTTGATTTACGTTCAATGGTAGTCTCGCTCCGATCAAGCGGCGCGGATAAAGGAAGAAAAGCAACGATGTCTCGTCTCGATCAACTCCAGAAGCTCCATCACGCTGATCCCAAGGACGCTTTTCTCACTTATGGCATTGCACTTGAGCACGCCAAGGTGCAGCGTTTTGCCGACGCGATCACGTGGCTGGATAAGACGCTCGAAATCGACCCGCACTATTGCTACGCCTTTTTCCAAAAGGCAAAGATGCTTTCGGAAAAGGGTGACGATGACGCAGCCTGTCAGATCCTGCGCGTCGGTATGGAAGTCGCGACCAAGGTAGGTGATAGCCACGCCCGCGAGGAGATGGCGACTTTGTTGGAATCGATGAGTTGAAGTGTGCGGACGGCTATTGGAAGAACGGTTGGACCAGTCCGTGTATTAACAAGTACGCCACCGCAGCGATGAAGGCGGAGCAGGGAAGCGTCAGGATCCACGCCACGACGATGCGCTGCCCCCAGATCCAGCGGACGCTGCGAACGCCCTTGGTGGTGCCGACGCCAAGGATGGCACCGGTGATCGCATGTGTGGTTGAGATCGGTACGTGACTGACGGTGGCCCCGATGATCGTCACCGCCGCAGCCGTTTCGGCACAGAAGCCGCCGACGGGTTGTAGCCGTGTGATTCCTGAACCCATCGTTTTAACGATGCGCCATCCGCCGAACATTGTGCCCAGCGCGATCGCGGCATGACAAGCGAGGATGATCGGCAGGCCGTACTCATGGCTGGGCATAAATCCGAGGTTTACATGCCAGCTTCCAACATGGAAGCCGACATGCTCCCAATGAACGTGCCCCCAGCGGGTCCATGATTCGCGTCCGCCGGCAACGAGCAAGGCGACGATGATGCCCATGGTTTTCTGGGCGTCGTTGGTTCCGTGCGCGAGGCTGTAAATACCTGCCGAACACAACTGAAGTCTGCGGAAGAGGCTGTCCACTCCGTTGGGAGTGGATCGACGGAAAATCCATGAAACCGCCACCATCATCACAACGCCCAGCAGGAAGCCGATTGTCGGTGAGAGGATGATGTAGAGCAGTACCGGAACCCACCCGCTGGGTATGATCGCCGAGACACCCGCCTTGGCGATGGCGGCCCCGGCGTAACCGCTGATTAAAGCATGTGAGGAACTCGTTGGCAGTGCGAGCAGCCAGGTGATGATGTTCCAGATGATCGCGCCCAGCAGGCCTGCGAAGATGACGTAGATATCGACTTGACTGATATCAACCAGACCCTTGCCGATTGTCTTGGCTACGCCGGTGCCGAAGGCGAATGCCGCGACGAAATTAAAGAAAGCCGCCCATGTGACCGCCTGTGTAGGCGTCAGGACGCGCGTTGAGACTACGGTCGCGATGGAGTTTGCCGCATCGTGAAATCCATTAAGGAAGTCGAAAACCAGCGCGATAAAGATGATAAAAAAAATCAGGTAGAGCGTAGCGCCGACCGCGACGGGGGCGGCTGGAGCGGAAGTTTGAGCAAGTAGAGAAAGCATGGGGTGAGTGTTCGGGACTCAGCGGTTAGGGTGCAGACTTTTAATGAGGGTCACAGGTCTGGGAAGTCGTGGTGAGGACGGCGCAGGTGCGGATTTCAAGTAGTCATTCGATCCATGAATCCCCGCCATTGGTGGTTCTGGCTCATCCATTCTTTAGAACGATCCGTTCCAGTGTGTTTCCCACGTCCTCGCATTTATCGATGGCTTTTTCGATGCGGTCGTAAAACTCCTTCCACTTCATGACTTCAAGTGGCGGCGTGTTACCCTCGTAAAGCCGTGAAACTGCTGCGTGATTGTTGTCGTCACCTACGCTCTCGAGTCGGTGGATTTCGATGAGCTTGAGTTTGAGGTCGGAGAATTTTCTGCTTTTGCGAAGCAGGAGAACCGCTTCGTGCAGGTTGACCGTTGACTGCACGAGGATGTCGATCTGTCGGATAAACTCAACCTCGATGGACTTGACGTGGTAGAGCTTGATCCGTTTCGCCAGAGCATCGATCTCGTCGATGATGTCGTCGAGTCCGCCGACCAGTTCGTGAATATCCTCACGATCAAAGGGTGTGATGAACGTGCGATCCAGCCGATCGAGTGCCTGATGTGACAGCTCATCCGCGGCGTGTTCTTCGTTGCGGATGACCTGAAGCGGACCGTCAATGGCGGGAAATTCCTTCACAAGGCGTTGGAGGTAATTCGATGCGGATACGCCGTGTGCAGCAATCTTCTCAAATAAATCAAAAAAAATAGTGTCCTTGGGCAGTAAGTTGAACATGCAGGATTCCGTGGTCGTGAGGTCGTCGTCTATTTAAGTGGAGGAATTGTAACGTAGTTCAGAGATGGCGATATCGCACGCCGAAATAAATTTACGGTCTGCGGAGAGGCCACCGATTTGTTTCGGGCGACGGAGGAATGCAGCCTTGACGGATGAGGCGTTATTACCTTCCAGGAGAGACGGGCTTACCGCCTGCTTGAGCTGATTCAAAGGCCCACAGTGTCGCCCGCGAGGCACGCCAGATTTCATCCTGAGGGATCAAGCCCGTACCGCCGCCAGCCATATTTTCGATCAGCTGCGTCGTCCATTGATCGACATTTGGCAGGCCGGCTTGGTCAAGTGCCGCACCGGATACTTTGTCGTTCCAATACAACGCACTTGGCTCATCACCGTGACGGATCTCGATTTTACCTTTGGTGCCCTGGAGCCAGATTCGGCTGTCGCCGAAGGTTTTCATTGAGGTTGGATTGAGCCAATCCACTTCAAAGTGTCCGAATGTGCCGCTGGGGAAGCGGAACTGTGCCTGCGCAAAGTCCTGAAACTCTTTGTGTGTCGGTTGGTCAAAATTGCCATGAATGGCGGAAACCCATGACGGAGACTCGCCGGCAAAAAAGCAGCAGAGATCGGCGTGGTGTGATCCGATGTCGAGGATCGCGCCGCCGTTACCCGCCGCGGTCCAGTGCCAGGCTGGTCGTATTGAGGGATTAAGCTTGTGCGGCCCGCAAGCCATTACACGGACGAGTTTGCCAATGGCACCGCTGTCAAGCAGAGTTTTGGCGGCGCGTACATCCGGATAGCCCCGGTATGGGTAATAGGTGATCACAGGTTTTTTGTGTTGTCGGACTGCAGCAATGATGCGCTCAAGGCCGGCGTGTGAGAACACCAGAGGCTTATCCACGAGCACAGCCACTCCGGCGGCGAGACACTGTTCGGTCAGTGCGGCACGTTCGCCGGGAACGGCGGCAGTGATCACCAGCGATGGCTTGAGTGCCAAGGCGCTTTTGAGCGACTCCAATTCGGGAATTCCCATTTGTTTGGCCGCTTCCTTGCGCAACGCAGGGTCGGTGTCGAACACGCCGACAACCTCGTGACTTTTGGCCTGCTTGGCGGATTCGGTCATACCGAAAATGTGTGGATGTGCGACGCCGGCGATAACGATCTTGGCCATGAGTGGATTCCGGGATAAGAGGTAGGACTGATGTCTCAGCGATTATTGCAGCTGGATATCTTCAGGATATCCGTGAGCGATGCAAATGATTGTGAATGAGTGGCGGTTCAGCGCGAATCCGGGTTAATCATCGGATTCTGCAACCGGGGAAATTCTCCGATGTGTATCGCGCATTGATGGTTCCGCGCGCCGTGGAATTTCGCGGCTACAATCTCCGTTTTGACAGGGATTGCTTGGCATGACGACGCTTAAATCCAATCCTCCGCCATCTCCCGCACCTCAGGCT encodes the following:
- a CDS encoding pre-peptidase C-terminal domain-containing protein, giving the protein MNESLRSWMSYENQSQWPRVGVMKRPSTRRLLNAFAPVAGSELEPLEPRVMMAATPIDANDQIREAVVAGVMSTTRVISGTMDATTDVDMISFDVSTGQTISMDVDRRSGTIDSYLRLFNSLGEQIAFNDNAAAPGEAAGKDSYLTYTFSTGGRYYVAVSASGNTGYSAITGLGDVSGKGKGTYKLTLSKVDGPTDTAGNTLADARNLGTISSGYTLSEALNTSDHDDFFKFSVTSAMNATINLSGLSSNADLQFIADANGNGVADPGEVLASSALTGTGTETMQKSLTAGTYYVRVYNSGSNTGYALSLSLTAPAPAPTPAPEPTPTPTPTPTPAPEPGTDWFSSNLFDSGIVTVARSLFTDGSFNRGDMINILATAGSDDGVVDANELADLRKIVASASTFGMADYVKVLAGKIVNGSVANATYLGSSLGNLASGSSAGQLGKLVDKWFLGADHPVAKSPGGATYTYQYVAGSLFQNGIAYTDIRQGTVGDCYLLATMGSIALNSPSSIQNMIIDNGDQTYTIRFYNNSVADFVTVDRYLPVDSGGRLIFANMGAAYTNAGNELWVPLIEKAYAQANEMKWLGQDGTNSYQGISGGWMGTVYTQMLNRPSSTQMFSTESALTTMLSSGKMITAGSKSSGTTNGVIANHAYIITGYDSTTKTFSLYNPWGTNQPPALNFTQLMANFNYTAAA
- a CDS encoding PQQ-dependent sugar dehydrogenase; translation: MKSKSVTVAAMMLLQLLLAVPSVIAAKSPVHVINAFPKLRLHGPLFLTYPPDGTDRIFVVEQGGRILWFENRPDVTESHVAIDFRDKVRAGGEEGLLGFAFHPKFKENHQVVLHYTAHDMPRRNVISRFKMDPKNETIDPASEEILLEVRQPWANHNGGMTAFGPDGFLYLSLGDGGSGGDPHNNGQKLDTMLGKILRIDIDHPSSDGTKKYTIPKDNPFPDGATPEIYAYGLRNVWRFSFDRKNGTLWAGDVGQNLWEEIDIIRRGGNYGWRIREGMHDYNVPSGVKPAGLKLVEPVVEHHHREAISITGGYVYRGKKIPALSGQYIYGDFGSGLIWALNAADAEAGREVSPAYLGEVPAIASFGEDRDGEVYVVSLGGRIMKFEPVSDDGE
- the recJ gene encoding single-stranded-DNA-specific exonuclease RecJ — translated: MLEAGMLKRWRMRTGAESPNPAASIETGQKNDAVRNLAQSLRVHPLIVQLLLLRGIKTAEQAVPFLAPKLTQLHDPAQIPGLDRAACRIAQAVRDGQRIVIYGDYDVDGITASSILWHTLHTVGAAVTTYVPHRVEEGYGIHADAIRQIVESESRPLIISVDCGITAVEPARVARELGVDLIITDHHEFHVDHLPDAYALVHPRLPGSEYPFPHLCGAGVAFKLAWQFCKVYCNSEKVPEHLRELLVDLLSLAALGTITDVVPLVGENRVITTFGLGQIKHTRFVGLNALIDASRLREEKIDAYHVGFGLGPRLNACGRMGHARQAVHMLTAAGQDEAISIAKFLTQENDRRRATERVIFQEAKEMVIAQGFDHADCRAIVLGKEGWHPGVVGIVASRLVETFSRPVVLLSYPGGDDGEAHGSARSVNGISIHEAFSHCATHLSTYGGHAMAAGLRLAVNRVEEFRKSLVAYVNNRLDTSDLIAVLEIDAECELEDITLDLVTQLNKLAPFGASNPSPVLCARGVILEQNAYRMGANGSHLSLMLRQDSRVVRAVAWNQGELAPRLPAGVKIDIAFEPKISQWQGVSKSELHIKDLRIVPRQ
- a CDS encoding prepilin-type N-terminal cleavage/methylation domain-containing protein, whose amino-acid sequence is MAHTKSSKRGFTLIEILIVVVILGVLASIVIPQFTSATDSSRENTLKMDLHRIRTQLILYQQQHNGNYPTVADFVAQMTQASNTAGDTAAPGTAGYPHGPYIQQMPLNPWTSTRDIGNGAAGSSAWYFDPSIGDFRANDSAQSRTY
- a CDS encoding inorganic phosphate transporter, with amino-acid sequence MLSLLAQTSAPAAPVAVGATLYLIFFIIFIALVFDFLNGFHDAANSIATVVSTRVLTPTQAVTWAAFFNFVAAFAFGTGVAKTIGKGLVDISQVDIYVIFAGLLGAIIWNIITWLLALPTSSSHALISGYAGAAIAKAGVSAIIPSGWVPVLLYIILSPTIGFLLGVVMMVAVSWIFRRSTPNGVDSLFRRLQLCSAGIYSLAHGTNDAQKTMGIIVALLVAGGRESWTRWGHVHWEHVGFHVGSWHVNLGFMPSHEYGLPIILACHAAIALGTMFGGWRIVKTMGSGITRLQPVGGFCAETAAAVTIIGATVSHVPISTTHAITGAILGVGTTKGVRSVRWIWGQRIVVAWILTLPCSAFIAAVAYLLIHGLVQPFFQ
- a CDS encoding DUF47 domain-containing protein; protein product: MFNLLPKDTIFFDLFEKIAAHGVSASNYLQRLVKEFPAIDGPLQVIRNEEHAADELSHQALDRLDRTFITPFDREDIHELVGGLDDIIDEIDALAKRIKLYHVKSIEVEFIRQIDILVQSTVNLHEAVLLLRKSRKFSDLKLKLIEIHRLESVGDDNNHAAVSRLYEGNTPPLEVMKWKEFYDRIEKAIDKCEDVGNTLERIVLKNG
- a CDS encoding Gfo/Idh/MocA family oxidoreductase; the protein is MAKIVIAGVAHPHIFGMTESAKQAKSHEVVGVFDTDPALRKEAAKQMGIPELESLKSALALKPSLVITAAVPGERAALTEQCLAAGVAVLVDKPLVFSHAGLERIIAAVRQHKKPVITYYPYRGYPDVRAAKTLLDSGAIGKLVRVMACGPHKLNPSIRPAWHWTAAGNGGAILDIGSHHADLCCFFAGESPSWVSAIHGNFDQPTHKEFQDFAQAQFRFPSGTFGHFEVDWLNPTSMKTFGDSRIWLQGTKGKIEIRHGDEPSALYWNDKVSGAALDQAGLPNVDQWTTQLIENMAGGGTGLIPQDEIWRASRATLWAFESAQAGGKPVSPGR